Genomic window (Accipiter gentilis chromosome 7, bAccGen1.1, whole genome shotgun sequence):
gtgtgtgtgtgtgtgtgtacaagcAGGATTGCTTTTTGTCCTGGCTGAGCAAACAAAATCTATCCCACTCTCCATAGCTACCCCTGGAATGCCCAAGCCTCATGGCAGCCGCTCACAACACGGCCATTcggaaagaaggagggaagaaagttTATCAAAAAATCTTAATTCCTAACATTGAAGTATgtaggattattattttttttttcctgtgtgaaatTTTAAATTCAGCCATCCGAACAGGTGTCAGAAACAGTGGGTCCATTTAGCTCCTCTGATGATCGGAGTAATAAATATAGAGGATTTCCTTTCAATGCAGCACATGCTGAAATGACACCAATGTAGTTCTGGCATCTGAGCAGATAATTCTGATATATGCATCATTTCCTCCCTAAATCCAGGAAGCAGCTACACTCTCTATCTGATATTAGTATATTATGTCAAATAGAAATTGGTATTAAAATTATGAATGATTCTAGATCAAGAACTTCCTACACACTAcgcagagggagggggaggaaacaGCTGCGCAAAAGCTTtcggaagggaaaggaaaaaaagagctggcaaagttcattttttaaacaaaaaatttgcTCCCATGTTTCACGTGGGGGTAGTTTTCAAGTGGCATTTTGATTCAGCGCaggcgtttttgttttaaaagggtgAAGAAGACTTTCTAATAAATAGAAGCTCTCACCGCTCCGTTTGCAAACGGGCGCTTCTCGCATGGTGCCTGCCCAGCGGTGGTGAGAAACTGTTCAAGAAATAAATATGCACTGGTGTGACCGGGatatttccctcccttctcccctcttttttttttaggatgccATCCAGGATGACATTTCTCGAGCAGGGTAAAACACCGcagcacaaacacaaaaatactcTTGGACTCTGCTCAGCAGAAGCCTGGAGGTCGGGCGGAGGGTTATGTTTCATTTTagggggggaaaataaaaaaggcttaAGCGtaaggtgggatggggagggaggagagggctgggcCACAGCGCACACCATTTCCCAGCCAGCAAAGGGCCGCTCTCCGTGCACGTATCTCCCGGCACCGGTCACATGAAAGTTCTTTGTAATGTAGTTAATAAATGGGAAAGCACTGTAGGACTATGGGAGAAATAGGATGTTGTTAGTGATGGGAAGATTAAGACCACGCATGCCTTTTGACACACGATTGCCCGGCTCGGGCAGCGTTCCCCCTGCTTTAGCCGGAGAGGTACCTGCGGGAGAACGGTGGGATCCTGCTCCCCTTTGAAATCCCTGGGGATTGCACCTCCGAGCTCAATGGGAGCAGGATTGAGGCCAGAGTCAAGCGAGGGGTGATTAATGAACGTAGGTTATTCAGAGCAGAGCGGTTCCAATTAGTCCTCAGCAAGCAGTCCTGCGGCAAAGGTGGGCGCTCCCCTGCAATGATTCATACAGAGAACCCCACTACTCGCTTTGCTTTAGTGAGCATTAAAACgtgcatctattttttttttctccttcagttggGCAGTTGGTGTGTTTCAGGCTGAAATTCAAGTGCAGCCTAAGGAAggctgcatattttttttttatttgcaaagcaAGATTGCAATGTGTCATAACGATGCCAAACTGGGAGAGagccttttttccctctcaggtTGGGTGTGTGATGGGAATTTTCCCTTTTGCACTCAGTCTATTTCTAGGAAGGATTTCTCTTATCGCTGTTCAAacagggtgggggttttttgcctccGAGAAAGAAGATACTTCAAGGAGGCAGCGGTGCTCCCCTCGCTCTGCGCCACTGTTTAAAATACTAGTGCCAGCTCCTAACTTTGCCTGCAAGGAAACCCGGAGCGCCAGAGGGACGCGGGCACCAGGCTGGACCAGAAGCGGGTCCCGCTGCGGGGGCGTGGGGCTGGGCGCTCCCTCGGGGGCCGCAGCGTCCCTTTGGTGGGGCTTTGCCGAGGAGAGGCCTCGCTCCTTCCCTTCCTTAGGGCAGGGCTCCTTTGGGAGCTCTCGGCAAGGGCAGCGGCAAAGCCTCGAAGaaaccccctgcaaaaaaaaccccggGCATCAGTAAAGGCTCGGCCggggaaggggaggtgggagaagaagTAAAAAGCAGTCCTGTCTTTCCCAGCAGATAATTCTCTGCTCAGCCAATAGCAACCGGTTTACCCACAGCTTACACATTAACCAGCAAATGGAACTCGAATTAACCAGAATCTGGAGCTTGAACCATTACTCAAACCCTGGTGCAACAGCAGGTCAGATGCCAAAGGGCAGGTTGGTGCCCCGGCACCGGGGAGGGGCGAGGCGCAGCATCGGCATCGGGAACCACGGCCACCAACGCCTGCTGTCACCCACGGCGGGGCCGGCTCTCCGTCCCCTCAGAGGGACCTCAGCGGGAGCAGGTTGacctccagcagcacccagggccCACTGACGCAGGTTCCCGTGGGTGCAGgcacccacgggggggggggggggggggggggtgctcggGGCCGCATCCTGACCTCAGTACACGGAGCAGGGTCCGAGACGTGGACTGGTCCAACCGGGCAGAGGAACGGCAACAGGTCCTCTCCTTTCAGTGCCACCAGCACCCGGGAGGGATGACCTTACAGCTGGGAAGAAGTTGCACCAACAGTAGTGGTGGTGGTTGGGGggaatataaaggaaaaaacaccCCCGTGCTGGGTTTACGAGCCCGGGTCTGGAGATAAAACCCCCATCCTAGAGCGGCTGGAGCATCCTTCGGAGAGCCCTCCGCTTCTCAAATAACCTGGGCGGATAATCGCATTCAAAGAGCGGGAGAGGGCTCTACAAACGGATGCTGGAGGTTCTCGGGGAAGGTGGCTTTAAACGAACCGGGTGGAGGGTTTGAGGAGCCTTTCGAAGTCGAAATGCCCTTTGACATGGAGAACTGAAGTGAAGAGGGGCTCGGAGACCTGAACGTTTCTAGCACGTTAACCTTTGGATTGACTGTTTAGGACAAATAACTCTCAAAAGTTGGAGGAAGtcgtttgaatttttttttctctgctcctcaGTTCTCCCTGGGCTTTCTAAGGCctgtagcaaaaagaaaaaaaaaaaccaacaacaacaacaaaaaaaaaccccaccaaaaaacccaccatgggtcaaacaaaagaagaagggaagggggaaagcaaagcgaagaaaaaaaaaaaggaggcagtaTGGACCCAAATGGCAAGAAATCTTTCGATGTAGCATTAAGTGGCTTTGTGACGAGCCAAGCCTGATGTGGTGTCATCTCTTACTAGAGACAGGCATGCTTTGCTGGGATCAGATGATAAGAGGATGTGAAGTCTTCCCTTTCACTTCACTCCATCATAAAACAATCAAAATATAGGGCTGTATCATGTCATCAGGTTTTTAAGCAGACCTCCCCTTTGAGGTCTCCTAAAACCTGGTGGGATGATCTGAGTCACTGAAACTGAGCTCAGAGCAATACTGAGAAGTCAGAAGCAGCACCTGAAAGCTCACGTTTTTCATCTACCTGAAAGATAACTTGATTTCTAGCGGGCAACAATTTTCCACTTTACAGGGAGCtatcctttcccttctcccctcctgaaTATTATCGAGTCCAGCTCTTGTATCAGCATCACCCCTTTGCCAGGCAGTACAGTGAAGTACTTGCTCTCGGAGTTCTTGAACTTTAAACTACAGACTAAGAAACTGAGTACGGAatcaaaaaaatgcagtttattatTGTAGATTATTCTCTCTTTTGATATAACCATAGAGtcgaaaatgaaagaaaagcacatAGGAACATCACACGTGGTTAGTTAGTAACTCAAGATATAAAACAATTTTGCACAgcaaaatatgtaaaagaaaaagtaactgacaagatttttttatatttattgtggTAAGatttactttccattttttttttttaaaagacaggatATCAGtccctgaaaataaaatttactgaTTATTGCCTTTAAAACTGTGGAATTTTTGAAGTTACAGAAAATCCAGTTCTGCACCACAATACAACTGTAAAAAAATCTGCATCATTTTAAAACTGTGCAGTAATGCCATCTTTATAACTGCATAAATTGTATTAGCGTTCTAAACAGGTtcgtaatttttttttgttgtttttgtattATATGCTTGCAGGTTATATCTTAGTGCAATTCAGTCCCAAATACttcaattttggaaaaaaaaaaaaaaaccaaccaaaaaaccaacccatacaTTTTGAATGTAAAATACCCCTATAGATATAAACAGGGGTGCCTCCCCCTTTTAATACTTTGGTTTTCAAATACAGTCAGTGGTATAGCAAGGACTACATATACCCAACTTATATTTAAGTTGCAAGCACATGCTGCataaactactttttaaaacaGTCCCGTTGCAAATTCTACCCCCCTTTACATCACGACAGTAAACAATTTAGTGcatcaatctttaaaaaaaatctacatctAAACAGACCTAACTCTTTCGAATTTATCTATAACATTCCTTTATCTGTAGCATACATTTTAACTGGGCTAACAGATGACAGAAACTAGAATTAAATTATATACTAGGAACCCAGAGCATTCCACATTTGACAATGaccaaatgcaaaaggaaaagaaaaaaaaaaatggggcagatcacttaaaattaatttttagactGTTTTAGGCAACAGCATGGTTTCAATGTCCCCCCCGAGTGGGATGTGAATTTTGAACATCTTTCCAAagttctttttgtgtgtttgtttgttttttttaatatatatattttttttttgccacattaGGTTATCAAAATCCATTCTGGCGGGTTTTTTGAGAGGGAATGCTTCAGTGCATTTAAAAGGAAGTCTGAAGTTTTGAGTAACTCAAAGCAGTTTTAGAGCAGATGCAAACTTtaatggggaggaagaggaggaggaggaagatcaAAGGTTGCACTTTTTTGCTTTCAACCCAAAAAAGTGATGAGGCAATAAAACAAAAGGATGAATGCCATGCCATAATAGTCTCCAAAAGTCCATTtccaagcaaaagaaaaaaaaaaaaataattataccgTACATGACCAGCATGCAgggttttttattaatataatgtCTCTTTTTCATAGTCTTTCGAAACAGTTATAGTTCATTGTTGCTAAGACAAAATAGCAAGCGTAATGCATGAGATGAGTATGGGATTCTAATGGCAGACTAAAGTCTCACGTTTGGCAGATTAAGGCCAAAACTCACATGAACACACCGAAGGTTGATGCAGGCTTGATTTTGGCAGGTTGATCTAGGCATATCTCTAGTTTTGCACAACAACGCTAAAAACTGATGGAACTCAGCAAGCTGGAGTCTAAAAATTTCAcattgtttttgtatttttttgtttttgttttgtgtttttttgtatttttttttaattttctttttctttttgcaaagctcAAATCTCATATGAAGAACTcaggatggcaaaaaaaaaaaaaaaaaaaaaatctgactttttggACACAGcaagctcaaaagaaaaaaaacccctcctgaacttaaaaatatatatatatatatatatatataatgtggaTGGCAGGTTTCAAAGAAGAGCAAGCTTCATATGAAGAACTGAGTTGGTGGCGAGTTGgatcttttaaatttaaaaaagaaaaaaaaaaaaaacaaaacaaaccaaaaaaacccaaaaccacaacagcaagcccccacaaaaaaaaaataaaaaaaaaatagtaataataataataaacagaaaagaaactcatGTCGAACTTTTGGTCGGCCACCACGGAGCCAGCCcaccttaaaaagcaaaaaaaaaaaaaaaaaaaaaaaaaaaaaaaaaaaaaagcaaaagggaaaacaaacGAGACCCACCAACAAAAGCCAACCCCAAAAGccaagtttgttttaaaattgttttgagtTTTCGCTCTTTAAAAAACGCGCTAGAAGGCGGCAAGGCGGGCGGTCGCTCTAGCAAAGCCCCCAACACCAACTCACTCCCGGGGAGAACTTTTAGTTAAGGTGGCAAGGCTGTGGGAACTCACATGAAAAACTCTGGAGAGGAGGGGTTGTCGCTGCTGGATCCGTTTTCTCTGAAGCCGTTGCTGACCAGCTTCTCGTACTTTTCCTTGTAGGCGTCCCTCTCCCGGACCAGCCTGGAGATCTCCTGCTTTAGGTGCTCCacttgctgcagcagctggttCTTCTCCGACTCCAGGACGTGCCGCTGCTGGACCCTCTTGAAGCGGCAGGACTGGGCATAGCCCCTGTTTTTGAGGGtcctcctcttctgcttcagCCGGATCACCTCTTCCTTGCTGACGCCCCGCAGCTGCCGGTTCAGCTCCCGCACCGACATGGTCACCAGCTGCTCGTCGGAGAAGCGGTCGTCGAAGtggagccccccgccgccgccgccgccgccgccgccgccgccgccgtggtgcgggtggtgcagccccccggccccgccgccgccgccgccgccgccgccgccggagccgccggAGCCGGCGGccgaggaggcggaggagggcggcgcgctgcccggcggcgccgcggcgTGGgggtgcccgccgccgccgccgcctccgccgccgccgccgccgccgccggcgccgtggtgcgggtggtggtggtggtggtggtagtggggcGCGCcgccctgcgccgccgccgcggcgatCACCGCCGACACCACGGCGGCCGCCGAGCCCATCTCCTCGGGCGGcacggagccggcggcggcgccggcggccgcggccaGCTGCTGCCCTCTAGCATAGCCATCGAAGGCGCCGGGCAGCGGGTGGTGGCTGCTGTTGATGAGCGCCTCCACCGCGTCCTCGGGGCTGAAGCCCAGCGCCTCCGGGTTGAGCTGCTGCGGGTAGCCCGTCATCCAGTAGTAGTCTTCCAGGTGGGTCTTCTGGTCGGTGCCGGAGCCGGGGCTGGGCGCCGAGAAGCTGGGGGACGGGGGCACGGAGCTGCAGGGCGTGCTCATCGGGGTGGAAGAGAGCGATCCCCCGGCGATCAAGCGGCCGCACTGGCTGATGATGCGGTCGGTCTCCACCGGCTCCTTTTTCACTTCAAACTTCATCAGATCGAAGTCATTAACATATTCCATGGCCAGGGGACTGGTGGGCAGGTCGGAGCCGCTCATCGCCAGTTCCGATGCCATCCTTTTGCTGCTGACAGTCCTCCAGAAAGGGTGCGCTCCGGGAGCGAGGGGGCTGCTCTGAGTTGCCACCGGGTGAGCCAGCTTGATTTCGGGCGAGCTCCGCGctcctccgctccgctccgctccgcgctcctccggctccgctccgctccgcgccgcgccgctctcCCCCGCCTGCGCCTCTCGCagcctccgctccgctccgctccgctccgcgttAGCCCTCGCAGACTCTCCGCTGCCGCTGATGCATCAGAGCGAGGGGCTCTCGCTATTCGCCTTTTGCATAAAGGGTTGGTTgctcggcttttttttttttttttttttttttttttttcttccttccttctctcctttcctcccctctccctcccttctctctcctctctctcgcTTTCGCAGCTCGCGAACTGCAGCTGGAAGTGGGAGCTGGCGGCGGTGCGAGGaaatttgttgttggtttgttgttgttgttgggctgggttgttatttttttaacacttcatGGTGCCTTTCCTCTGGGCTTTCTCATGCAAAGTGCAGAGCGAGGAGAGAGGTTCAtcggggaagggaggagggaaaagagagcggagatttttttaaaaaaataaaaaaataataaaaaaagaaaatcaaaggcgATATCGCAACCAAAAGACTACTACTaataatagttttttttaaaaaaaaaagagagagagagagagagagaggaaaaaaaaccacaccaaaactcGACCCCAAAGCTACAGcgagaagatgaaaaatattttaaaggtttcAT
Coding sequences:
- the MAF gene encoding transcription factor Maf isoform X2 is translated as MASELAMSGSDLPTSPLAMEYVNDFDLMKFEVKKEPVETDRIISQCGRLIAGGSLSSTPMSTPCSSVPPSPSFSAPSPGSGTDQKTHLEDYYWMTGYPQQLNPEALGFSPEDAVEALINSSHHPLPGAFDGYARGQQLAAAAGAAAGSVPPEEMGSAAAVVSAVIAAAAAQGGAPHYHHHHHHPHHGAGGGGGGGGGGGGGGHPHAAAPPGSAPPSSASSAAGSGGSGGGGGGGGGGAGGLHHPHHGGGGGGGGGGGGGLHFDDRFSDEQLVTMSVRELNRQLRGVSKEEVIRLKQKRRTLKNRGYAQSCRFKRVQQRHVLESEKNQLLQQVEHLKQEISRLVRERDAYKEKYEKLVSNGFRENGSSSDNPSSPEFFM
- the MAF gene encoding transcription factor Maf isoform X1; amino-acid sequence: MASELAMSGSDLPTSPLAMEYVNDFDLMKFEVKKEPVETDRIISQCGRLIAGGSLSSTPMSTPCSSVPPSPSFSAPSPGSGTDQKTHLEDYYWMTGYPQQLNPEALGFSPEDAVEALINSSHHPLPGAFDGYARGQQLAAAAGAAAGSVPPEEMGSAAAVVSAVIAAAAAQGGAPHYHHHHHHPHHGAGGGGGGGGGGGGGGHPHAAAPPGSAPPSSASSAAGSGGSGGGGGGGGGGAGGLHHPHHGGGGGGGGGGGGGLHFDDRFSDEQLVTMSVRELNRQLRGVSKEEVIRLKQKRRTLKNRGYAQSCRFKRVQQRHVLESEKNQLLQQVEHLKQEISRLVRERDAYKEKYEKLVSNGFRENGSSSDNPSSPEFFMYPRESSTTVM